One segment of Natronosalvus halobius DNA contains the following:
- a CDS encoding helix-turn-helix transcriptional regulator — MKLEEFKREHIQEGTNVLVLSPLTPHGTKAFSELLSTTNPSRTNMAVVTYTQPPSMWLTDWEAANNGPPNEITFIHNGSEPGEEISTDQQRPGTINTVRASPQDPIDVVTHLGDELKRWQDEGGQSVISVQTLTILLEYIDFDTAFRYLHILIHRVQAAGAIGYYQMDPTIHDEETINTLSVLFDVVAEVSQTESGEDEWTLVGSKSRVDAPHDHDSVEPDLESEATLDQSTHDRAPDVERPHEPRRDSGGDDHSPLTEFKTWVSSLWSGDGSNRSDGDGRGDSALKQTHDRTPDGSETGSVTNGSLDTETNQPPRDAGTEPPAPSQNGSNGTSESVEQSAAPESDDPLLTDQEQIQQLVAQSGGRMRQSDLVEETKWSSSSVSRKLSSMEEEGLITRVQVGRGNLVFLAGYEPDAAVSPSGTSSERTTPLKGE; from the coding sequence ATGAAATTAGAGGAATTCAAACGAGAGCACATTCAGGAGGGAACGAACGTTCTCGTTCTCTCACCGCTCACCCCACACGGGACGAAAGCGTTTTCCGAGCTGCTTTCGACGACCAACCCATCCAGGACGAACATGGCTGTCGTGACGTACACGCAGCCACCGAGCATGTGGTTGACGGACTGGGAAGCGGCCAACAACGGCCCACCGAACGAAATCACGTTCATCCACAACGGATCGGAACCTGGCGAGGAGATTAGTACCGACCAGCAGCGACCGGGAACGATAAACACGGTTCGTGCGAGCCCACAGGACCCCATCGACGTCGTCACCCACCTCGGCGACGAACTGAAACGCTGGCAAGACGAGGGCGGGCAGTCGGTCATCTCCGTCCAGACGTTGACGATCCTGCTCGAGTACATCGATTTCGACACCGCATTTCGATATCTGCACATTCTCATCCACCGCGTGCAGGCTGCTGGAGCGATCGGGTACTACCAGATGGATCCCACGATCCACGACGAGGAAACGATCAACACACTCTCGGTGCTCTTCGACGTCGTCGCCGAGGTCAGCCAGACCGAAAGCGGTGAGGACGAGTGGACACTCGTCGGGAGCAAGTCACGTGTAGACGCCCCCCACGACCACGACTCGGTAGAGCCGGATCTGGAGTCGGAGGCGACGTTGGACCAGTCGACTCATGACCGTGCGCCTGACGTCGAACGCCCCCACGAACCGCGACGAGACAGCGGCGGAGACGACCACTCGCCGCTCACCGAGTTCAAGACGTGGGTTAGTTCGCTCTGGTCCGGCGATGGAAGCAACAGAAGCGACGGAGACGGTAGAGGCGACAGCGCTCTGAAGCAAACACACGACCGGACGCCCGACGGGAGCGAAACCGGCTCCGTGACTAACGGATCGCTCGATACGGAAACGAACCAGCCACCCCGCGACGCCGGCACCGAACCGCCGGCACCGTCCCAGAACGGGTCGAACGGGACGAGTGAATCGGTCGAACAGTCGGCGGCGCCCGAGTCGGACGATCCGCTGCTGACGGACCAAGAACAGATCCAGCAGTTGGTTGCCCAGTCCGGCGGCCGAATGCGACAGTCGGACCTCGTCGAGGAGACCAAGTGGTCGAGTTCCTCCGTCAGTCGCAAACTCTCGAGCATGGAGGAAGAAGGATTGATCACGCGCGTGCAGGTTGGCCGCGGGAACCTCGTTTTCCTCGCCGGCTACGAACCCGACGCGGCCGTCTCCCCATCCGGCACGTCGAGCGAACGAACGACGCCGCTGAAAGGCGAATAG
- a CDS encoding response regulator transcription factor, translating into MATSTNTADDSNGGTVLIVDDEPAITSAYARWLEGTYEVRAANSGPGALENLDEGVDVVLLDRRMPDVSGDELLETIRERGLDCRVAIVSAVEPDFDIIDMGFDMYLEKPVSEPSELRETVSKLLDRSTYDEQMQQFLSLASKKASLEAKKNEDDLSSNEEYQELADQVDSLRADLSATAMELDDEDLRAEFHNH; encoded by the coding sequence ATGGCGACATCAACAAACACAGCAGACGACTCGAATGGGGGGACGGTGCTCATCGTCGACGACGAGCCCGCAATTACCAGTGCATACGCACGGTGGCTCGAAGGAACCTACGAGGTCAGGGCCGCAAACAGCGGCCCGGGTGCACTCGAGAACCTCGACGAGGGGGTCGACGTCGTTCTTCTCGACCGGCGCATGCCGGACGTCTCCGGCGACGAACTCCTGGAGACGATCCGAGAGCGCGGCCTGGATTGTCGGGTTGCGATCGTCTCGGCCGTCGAACCGGACTTCGACATCATCGACATGGGGTTCGACATGTACCTGGAAAAGCCGGTTTCGGAGCCGAGCGAACTCCGGGAGACAGTCTCGAAACTGCTGGATCGGTCGACGTACGACGAACAGATGCAGCAGTTCCTCTCGCTCGCCTCGAAGAAGGCGTCGCTGGAGGCGAAAAAGAACGAAGACGACCTCTCATCGAACGAGGAGTACCAGGAGCTCGCCGATCAGGTCGATTCCCTGCGAGCGGACCTCTCGGCCACGGCGATGGAGTTGGACGACGAAGATCTCCGTGCGGAGTTCCACAACCACTGA